In Streptococcus respiraculi, one DNA window encodes the following:
- the manA gene encoding mannose-6-phosphate isomerase, class I, with protein sequence MAEPLFLQSVMQEKIWGGTKLRDEFDYESPSDHIGEYWAISAHPNGVSTVKNGLYEGWKLDDLYREHRELFANRREEVFPLLTKILDANDWLSVQVHPDDAYGLAHEGELGKTECWYVLAADEGSEIIYGHKAQSTEELRKKIEQKDWEGLLQKVSVKAGDFFYVPSGTIHAIGKGIMILETQQSSDTTYRVYDFDRKDDAGNLRELHLEKSIDVTTIGEPANSRPVTLYVDDLCSTLLVANDFFGVYKWEVTGEVRMKQTADYYLVSVLAGQGELGIDGQTYPIGKGDHFILPHDVKDWTLKGQDLEIVASHP encoded by the coding sequence ATGGCAGAACCATTATTTTTACAATCTGTGATGCAGGAAAAAATTTGGGGCGGAACTAAGCTTCGAGACGAGTTTGACTATGAAAGTCCAAGCGATCACATAGGAGAATATTGGGCAATTTCAGCGCATCCAAATGGTGTATCAACTGTTAAAAACGGTCTTTATGAGGGGTGGAAATTAGATGACTTATATCGTGAACACCGTGAATTGTTTGCCAATCGAAGAGAAGAGGTCTTTCCGCTATTAACAAAGATTTTAGATGCCAATGATTGGTTGAGCGTGCAAGTCCACCCAGATGATGCTTATGGCTTAGCACACGAAGGTGAACTTGGTAAAACTGAATGCTGGTATGTCCTAGCAGCCGATGAAGGATCTGAGATTATCTATGGACATAAGGCCCAGTCAACAGAAGAACTCCGTAAGAAGATTGAGCAAAAAGACTGGGAAGGTCTATTGCAGAAAGTTTCAGTCAAGGCGGGTGATTTCTTCTACGTGCCAAGTGGAACGATTCATGCAATTGGAAAAGGCATCATGATTTTAGAAACCCAACAGTCAAGTGACACGACCTACCGTGTTTATGACTTTGACCGTAAGGACGATGCGGGTAATCTTCGGGAATTGCATTTGGAAAAATCGATTGATGTCACTACAATCGGTGAGCCTGCAAATAGTCGCCCAGTCACGCTTTACGTGGACGATTTGTGTTCAACATTACTCGTTGCCAACGACTTTTTCGGTGTCTACAAATGGGAAGTGACAGGGGAAGTCCGCATGAAGCAAACTGCTGATTATTATTTGGTCAGTGTCTTGGCTGGTCAAGGGGAGCTTGGCATTGATGGGCAGACCTATCCGATTGGAAAAGGAGACCATTTTATCCTACCGCATGATGTCAAAGACTGGACTCTTAAAGGGCAAGATTTAGAAATCGTTGCTAGTCATCCGTAA
- the secA gene encoding preprotein translocase subunit SecA, with the protein MANILKTIIENDKGELRKLEKMADKVIAYADEMAALSDAELQAKTAEFKERYNKGETLDDLLYEAFAVVREAAKRVLGLYPYPVQIMGGIVLHHGDVPEMRTGEGKTLTATMPVYLNALAGKGVHVVTVNEYLASRDATEMGEVYSWLGLSVGINLAAKSSLEKREAYNCDITYSTNSEIGFDYLRDNMVVRAEDMVQRPLNYALVDEVDSILIDEARTPLIVSGQTSSETNQLYFLADNLVKSLDEDDYIIDVPSKTISLSDSGIDKAESFFKLKNLYDIENVALTHFIDNALRANYIMTYDIDYLVNEEQEVMIIDPFTGRTMEGRRYSDGLHQAIEAKEGVPVQNESKTSASITYQNLFRMYSKLAGMTGTGKTEEEEFREIYNIRVVPIPTNRPIARIDHEDLLYPSLEYKFNAVVADVKARYEKGQPVLVGTVAVETSDYLSKRLVAAGVPHEVLNAKNHYREAQIIMNAGQRGAVTIATNMAGRGTDIKLGPGVRELGGLCVIGTERHESRRIDNQLRGRSGRQGDPGESQFYLSLEDDLMKRFGSERIKAFMERMNLTEEESVIKSKMLTRQVEGAQKRVEGNNYDSRKQVLQYDDVMREQREIIYSQRQDVITADRDLAPEIKAMIKRTIERQVADHKAGKRDEALQAILHFAQINLVPEESISLADLEGKSDQEIVADLYHRALEVYDSQVAKLRDEDRVREFQKVLILRVVDNRWTDHIDMMDQLRNAVSLRGYAQNNPVVEYQSEAFATFKDMIAAIEFDVTRLMMKAQIHDNIERERATHEAHTTAVKNIVPAQAASSEQASFEGVDRNDPCPCQSGKKFKNCHGRKHV; encoded by the coding sequence ATGGCAAATATTTTAAAAACGATTATCGAAAACGATAAAGGTGAATTACGAAAATTAGAAAAAATGGCGGATAAGGTTATTGCCTATGCAGATGAGATGGCAGCTTTATCAGATGCCGAATTGCAGGCTAAGACAGCAGAATTTAAAGAGCGCTATAACAAGGGTGAAACTCTTGATGACCTTCTATACGAAGCCTTTGCGGTTGTCCGTGAAGCTGCTAAACGGGTACTTGGTCTTTATCCTTATCCTGTTCAGATTATGGGGGGGATTGTTCTTCACCATGGGGATGTGCCAGAGATGCGTACAGGGGAAGGGAAAACCCTAACAGCAACCATGCCAGTTTACCTCAACGCCTTGGCTGGCAAGGGTGTGCATGTTGTCACTGTCAATGAATATTTGGCGAGCCGTGACGCGACAGAAATGGGTGAAGTATACTCATGGCTCGGCTTGTCTGTAGGGATTAACTTAGCAGCTAAATCTTCTCTTGAAAAACGGGAAGCCTACAACTGTGATATTACCTACTCAACCAACTCAGAAATCGGTTTTGACTACCTTCGTGATAACATGGTGGTCCGCGCAGAAGACATGGTGCAACGTCCGCTTAATTATGCCTTGGTCGATGAGGTTGACTCTATCTTAATCGATGAAGCACGGACGCCATTGATTGTATCTGGTCAAACATCTTCGGAGACTAACCAACTCTATTTCCTAGCAGACAACTTGGTCAAATCATTGGATGAGGATGATTACATCATCGATGTTCCATCAAAGACTATTAGTCTATCGGATTCTGGAATTGACAAGGCAGAAAGCTTCTTCAAACTGAAGAATCTATATGACATTGAAAATGTTGCCTTGACTCACTTTATTGATAATGCCCTTCGTGCCAACTATATCATGACCTACGATATTGACTACCTCGTAAATGAGGAGCAAGAGGTCATGATTATCGATCCATTTACGGGTCGTACCATGGAAGGTCGTCGTTATTCTGATGGTTTGCACCAAGCAATTGAAGCCAAAGAAGGTGTGCCGGTTCAGAACGAATCAAAAACCAGTGCTTCTATCACCTACCAAAATCTCTTCCGTATGTATAGTAAATTAGCGGGTATGACTGGTACTGGTAAGACCGAGGAAGAAGAATTCAGAGAAATCTACAACATTCGTGTGGTTCCAATCCCGACCAACCGTCCGATTGCTCGTATTGACCACGAAGACTTATTATACCCAAGTTTGGAATATAAGTTTAACGCAGTTGTGGCAGATGTTAAGGCACGCTATGAAAAAGGTCAACCTGTCCTAGTCGGTACCGTTGCGGTAGAAACTTCGGATTACCTTTCAAAACGGTTGGTGGCAGCAGGTGTTCCCCACGAAGTCTTGAATGCTAAAAACCACTATCGTGAAGCTCAAATCATTATGAATGCTGGTCAACGCGGTGCAGTTACTATTGCGACCAACATGGCTGGTCGTGGGACAGATATCAAGTTGGGCCCTGGTGTCCGTGAACTCGGTGGACTTTGTGTCATCGGTACAGAGCGCCATGAAAGCCGTCGGATTGACAATCAGCTCCGTGGACGTTCAGGCCGTCAAGGAGACCCAGGTGAATCTCAATTCTATCTTTCTTTGGAAGATGATTTGATGAAACGCTTTGGCTCAGAGCGCATCAAGGCCTTCATGGAACGTATGAATTTGACAGAAGAAGAATCTGTGATTAAGTCAAAAATGCTCACTCGTCAGGTAGAAGGGGCGCAAAAACGTGTTGAAGGAAATAACTATGATTCTCGTAAACAGGTCCTTCAATATGACGATGTCATGCGTGAGCAACGCGAAATCATCTACAGTCAACGTCAAGATGTGATTACTGCGGATCGTGATTTAGCTCCAGAAATCAAGGCGATGATCAAGCGGACGATTGAACGCCAAGTGGCAGATCATAAGGCAGGGAAGCGCGATGAAGCTTTGCAAGCGATTCTACACTTTGCTCAAATTAATCTTGTCCCAGAAGAGTCTATTAGCCTGGCGGATCTAGAAGGGAAATCAGATCAAGAGATTGTAGCTGATTTGTACCATCGTGCCTTGGAAGTATACGATAGTCAAGTAGCCAAATTACGCGATGAGGACCGTGTACGTGAGTTCCAAAAAGTCTTGATTCTTCGCGTAGTGGATAATCGCTGGACAGACCATATCGATATGATGGATCAATTACGCAATGCAGTTAGCCTACGTGGATATGCACAGAACAATCCAGTTGTAGAGTATCAGTCAGAAGCCTTTGCGACCTTTAAGGATATGATTGCTGCGATTGAGTTCGATGTAACACGTCTCATGATGAAAGCACAAATCCATGACAATATTGAACGGGAGCGTGCGACTCATGAAGCACATACAACGGCTGTTAAGAATATCGTTCCTGCCCAAGCAGCTTCGAGTGAGCAAGCCAGCTTTGAAGGAGTGGATCGTAACGACCCATGCCCATGTCAGTCAGGCAAGAAATTCAAGAACTGTCATGGACGCAAACATGTATAG
- the acpS gene encoding holo-ACP synthase — protein sequence MIVGHGIDLQEIAAVEAAMNKHERFARKVLTENELVRFEQLNGRRKLEYLAGRWSAKEAFAKALGTGIGKIGFQDIEILTDSKGAPYVAKSPVRAKVWLSISHSAGFVQASVILEEIDESKHS from the coding sequence ATGATTGTAGGACACGGAATAGATTTACAAGAAATCGCTGCTGTTGAGGCAGCCATGAACAAGCACGAACGATTTGCTAGGAAAGTATTGACTGAAAACGAATTGGTGCGATTTGAACAGTTAAACGGTCGTCGAAAGCTGGAATACTTAGCCGGTCGATGGTCTGCTAAAGAAGCCTTTGCCAAGGCACTTGGAACAGGGATTGGTAAGATTGGATTTCAAGATATTGAAATTTTGACAGATAGCAAGGGTGCGCCCTATGTCGCCAAGTCCCCTGTTCGAGCCAAGGTTTGGCTCAGTATTAGTCACTCTGCTGGTTTCGTGCAGGCCAGTGTGATTTTGGAGGAAATAGATGAAAGCAAGCATTCATAG
- the alr gene encoding alanine racemase, producing MKASIHRPTKIQVNLSAISYNVEQVKRHLPKETKAFAVVKANAYGHGAVAVASHLESQVDGFCVSNLDEALELRQAGISRQILILGVVPVEVVPLAISEKITLTVASLEWVEQLFGCGISLAGLTVHIKVDTGMGRLGFRNCQSLNQAITDLRDEGVQVEGIFTHFATADEKDDSQFQTQLARFKEVLATLDQVPTCIHASNSATSIWHADTVFSMVRLGNIIYGLNPSGHELDLLYPVQPALQLTSELVHVKEVEERSSIGYGATYHSGEAEYIGTVPIGYADGFLRTMQDFSLLVEGEDCPVVGRVSMDQITIRLPKKYALGTPVTLIGQSGNRTISVQDWADYLGTINYEVVCTLSDRIPRYYE from the coding sequence ATGAAAGCAAGCATTCATAGACCGACTAAGATTCAGGTCAACTTGTCGGCTATCTCATATAATGTAGAGCAGGTCAAGCGCCATTTGCCCAAAGAGACCAAGGCTTTTGCGGTGGTTAAGGCTAATGCTTACGGGCACGGGGCGGTTGCGGTAGCGAGTCATCTAGAAAGTCAAGTCGATGGTTTTTGTGTTTCCAACTTGGATGAAGCCTTGGAATTGCGCCAGGCGGGCATTTCTCGGCAGATTTTGATTCTCGGTGTGGTGCCAGTAGAGGTTGTGCCACTTGCCATTTCTGAGAAGATTACGCTGACAGTTGCGAGCCTAGAATGGGTGGAACAGCTCTTTGGGTGTGGCATTTCCTTGGCAGGTTTGACCGTCCATATCAAAGTGGACACAGGGATGGGTAGACTTGGTTTTCGGAATTGCCAGTCTCTTAACCAGGCTATAACTGACTTGAGAGATGAGGGCGTGCAAGTCGAAGGTATTTTTACCCACTTTGCAACAGCAGATGAAAAAGACGATAGTCAGTTTCAGACTCAACTTGCCCGATTCAAAGAAGTACTTGCGACACTAGACCAAGTGCCTACCTGCATTCATGCTAGTAATTCGGCAACCAGTATCTGGCATGCAGATACAGTTTTTAGTATGGTTCGTCTGGGCAATATCATATACGGTCTCAATCCAAGTGGACATGAGCTAGACTTACTCTATCCCGTTCAGCCGGCGTTGCAGTTAACCTCTGAATTAGTTCATGTCAAAGAAGTTGAAGAAAGAAGCAGTATCGGCTATGGTGCGACCTATCATAGTGGAGAAGCGGAGTATATCGGTACTGTTCCGATTGGCTATGCGGACGGTTTTTTACGTACCATGCAGGATTTTTCGCTCTTGGTTGAAGGAGAGGACTGTCCAGTTGTCGGTCGGGTTTCCATGGATCAGATTACAATCCGACTACCGAAAAAGTATGCTTTAGGAACGCCAGTGACTCTGATTGGTCAAAGCGGGAATCGTACGATTTCCGTGCAGGACTGGGCAGATTATCTAGGCACGATTAACTATGAAGTGGTCTGCACCTTATCAGACCGCATTCCTCGCTATTATGAGTAA
- the nagA gene encoding N-acetylglucosamine-6-phosphate deacetylase, giving the protein MAHYIFAKSIILSDREVENAYLEITDDGQFGEIVTEKPEGTIVDYSNYHIGPGLVDTHIHGYASHDVMDNDFKGIKVISEGLLSCGVTSWLPTTLTDSTENLDAVCETIGRHAGEETGAKIQGIFLEGPFFTEKYKGAQNPKYMSDPSIEKLDNWHRLSEGLVNKIAIAPERDGVEEFIHFANEKKIHTALAHSDATYDQAKKAVEAGANIFVHVYNGMSGLHHREPGMVGAALDLKNVFAEVICDGHHVHPAAVEIVLKARGADETVLITDCMRAGGQGEGDSRLGEFEVVVKDGTARLKHNGSLAGSILELIQAVEHIVEWGLASLPDAVRMASLAPAKSVNIDHVCGQIAAGRAADFIVIDDKGRLQATYLDGVKRFSK; this is encoded by the coding sequence ATGGCACACTATATTTTTGCAAAATCCATTATCCTGTCCGATCGAGAGGTTGAAAATGCCTATCTAGAGATTACAGATGATGGTCAATTTGGTGAAATTGTGACGGAAAAGCCAGAAGGAACAATTGTAGACTATTCGAACTACCATATTGGGCCTGGTCTAGTAGATACCCATATCCATGGTTATGCTTCGCATGATGTTATGGATAATGATTTTAAAGGGATTAAGGTGATTTCAGAAGGGCTCTTATCTTGTGGTGTTACTTCTTGGTTACCAACAACCTTAACCGATTCAACAGAGAATTTGGATGCGGTCTGTGAAACCATTGGTCGCCATGCGGGTGAGGAAACAGGTGCTAAGATTCAAGGGATTTTCCTTGAAGGACCATTTTTCACAGAGAAATACAAGGGTGCACAAAATCCTAAGTATATGAGCGATCCTTCTATTGAGAAGTTGGATAACTGGCATCGCTTGTCTGAGGGCTTGGTCAACAAGATTGCCATTGCTCCAGAACGTGATGGAGTAGAGGAATTTATTCACTTTGCCAATGAGAAAAAGATTCATACTGCACTGGCCCATAGCGATGCGACCTATGATCAAGCTAAAAAGGCAGTTGAAGCAGGAGCCAACATCTTTGTCCATGTCTACAATGGCATGAGCGGACTTCATCACCGAGAGCCAGGCATGGTTGGTGCAGCACTTGATTTGAAGAATGTCTTTGCGGAAGTGATTTGTGACGGACATCATGTGCATCCAGCAGCCGTTGAGATTGTTCTGAAGGCGCGTGGTGCAGATGAAACAGTCCTCATTACGGACTGTATGCGTGCAGGCGGCCAAGGAGAAGGAGATTCTCGCTTGGGTGAATTTGAGGTTGTGGTCAAAGACGGAACCGCTCGCTTGAAACACAATGGCAGCTTGGCAGGATCAATCTTAGAATTGATTCAAGCGGTCGAACACATCGTAGAGTGGGGCTTGGCAAGCCTACCAGATGCCGTTCGGATGGCTTCACTTGCGCCAGCAAAATCTGTCAATATCGACCATGTCTGTGGACAAATTGCAGCAGGACGTGCAGCAGACTTCATCGTCATCGATGACAAGGGACGCTTGCAGGCTACTTACTTGGACGGTGTCAAACGTTTTAGTAAATAG